One Actinomadura viridis genomic region harbors:
- the cpaB gene encoding Flp pilus assembly protein CpaB, which produces MILAAVGAVLVFITVVGYVGKVQADADAAVGEMTTVLQVQSNIEAFQPVSASAVRQTQIPKKWATNAFVTNIADLQGKVAAGSIPSGAYLQQGMLLDAPSLRPGQREIAILIDAETGVAGKVMNGSIVDVYASFDSTQNGRQVTSACAVRILNRVQVINVGQVQQTSDAGGGQQQGGGSRQQTSGAAVPVTFALNSDDTLKLTYAESFARKVRLALVGGAQDAKPPFNRLCETPQAGR; this is translated from the coding sequence ATGATCTTGGCGGCCGTGGGGGCCGTGCTGGTGTTCATCACGGTCGTCGGGTACGTCGGGAAGGTGCAGGCCGACGCCGACGCCGCGGTCGGCGAGATGACCACGGTCCTGCAGGTGCAGTCCAACATCGAGGCGTTCCAGCCGGTCAGCGCCTCCGCCGTGCGCCAGACGCAGATCCCCAAGAAGTGGGCGACCAACGCCTTCGTGACCAACATCGCCGACCTGCAGGGCAAGGTGGCGGCCGGGAGCATCCCCAGCGGCGCCTACCTCCAGCAGGGCATGCTCCTGGACGCGCCCTCGCTCCGTCCCGGCCAGCGTGAGATCGCCATCCTGATCGACGCGGAGACCGGTGTCGCGGGCAAGGTCATGAACGGGTCGATCGTCGACGTGTACGCCTCGTTCGACTCCACCCAGAACGGCCGCCAGGTCACCTCGGCCTGCGCGGTGCGCATCCTCAACCGCGTCCAGGTCATCAACGTCGGCCAGGTGCAGCAGACCAGCGACGCCGGCGGCGGGCAGCAGCAGGGCGGCGGCAGCCGGCAGCAGACCTCCGGCGCGGCCGTCCCGGTGACCTTCGCGCTCAACTCCGACGACACCCTGAAGCTGACCTACGCCGAGAGCTTCGCCCGCAAGGTGCGGCTCGCCCTGGTGGGCGGCGCCCAGGACGCCAAGCCCCCGTTCAACCGCCTCTGCGAGACCCCGCAGGCGGGACGATGA
- a CDS encoding DUF4282 domain-containing protein has product MPSQQPPHQEWTPPERTEKGLLAALLDANFNHLVTPKLIKLWYVIALLLISLQCLIFLGFGIWIATWDDFWAWGVIMVVATPLVWLFELLMVRILMEAVVVRFKGVEHLRAIRDKI; this is encoded by the coding sequence ATGCCTTCCCAGCAGCCGCCGCACCAGGAGTGGACGCCACCGGAGCGGACGGAGAAGGGGCTGCTGGCCGCGCTGCTGGACGCCAACTTCAACCATCTCGTCACCCCGAAGCTGATCAAGCTGTGGTACGTCATCGCCCTTCTCCTGATCAGCCTGCAGTGCCTGATCTTCCTGGGGTTCGGAATCTGGATCGCGACCTGGGACGACTTCTGGGCCTGGGGCGTCATCATGGTCGTCGCCACCCCGCTGGTCTGGCTGTTCGAGCTGCTCATGGTGCGGATCCTCATGGAGGCGGTGGTGGTGCGGTTCAAGGGCGTGGAGCACCTCCGGGCGATCAGGGACAAGATCTAG